From Chryseobacterium sp. IHB B 17019, one genomic window encodes:
- a CDS encoding HmuY family protein translates to MKYLKILSLSLAIVLQSCLSADEDPVAVPPATGATAEPFVGGATEPNQVWIDLSDVDPATHKLRPQKTNLRTDWELGFYNGDEFRVIINGAIGMAVAKIPNATNISTVKAADVSSLTAVVQIGTFTASNLQYVDNPNGNFLTQTTGIAEIKINDAENAIYLVNMGKTIPTSTVAPGSVSLTGESRGWKKIQVLRANNGYKLRYADLDDTQYKEYVITKNPDYNFNFFSLQNGLPVEIQPKKDNWDISFSTFTNEVFLGPGQSAGSYFYADFILTNIVSGVGAYQVDVAANQTLDQAYGEFKLSNIDQSKFIFNDHRAIGDKWRTTTGTNGAQTYSNRFFVLKDAEGFYYKVRFNAMTKDGVRGYPNFEFEPL, encoded by the coding sequence ATTGTTTTGCAGTCTTGTCTATCTGCAGATGAAGATCCGGTAGCTGTTCCGCCTGCAACCGGGGCAACGGCAGAACCCTTTGTGGGAGGGGCAACAGAGCCTAATCAGGTTTGGATTGACCTGAGCGATGTCGATCCGGCAACTCATAAGCTGAGACCACAGAAGACTAATCTCAGAACTGATTGGGAATTAGGATTCTACAATGGAGATGAATTCCGTGTAATTATTAATGGAGCGATAGGAATGGCTGTGGCCAAAATTCCTAATGCTACCAATATAAGCACGGTAAAAGCCGCTGATGTTTCAAGCTTGACAGCAGTGGTGCAAATAGGAACATTTACTGCTTCCAACTTGCAATATGTTGATAATCCGAATGGTAACTTTCTGACACAGACTACTGGAATAGCAGAAATTAAAATTAATGATGCCGAAAATGCCATTTATTTGGTTAATATGGGGAAAACAATTCCTACATCTACAGTAGCGCCGGGATCTGTTTCATTAACAGGCGAATCCAGAGGTTGGAAAAAAATTCAGGTTTTAAGAGCTAATAACGGATATAAATTAAGGTATGCTGATTTAGACGATACGCAATATAAAGAATATGTAATCACAAAAAATCCTGATTATAACTTTAATTTTTTCAGCCTTCAAAATGGATTGCCTGTAGAAATTCAACCTAAAAAAGATAATTGGGATATTTCATTTTCAACATTCACAAACGAAGTATTTCTGGGGCCAGGACAAAGCGCCGGAAGTTATTTCTACGCTGATTTTATCTTAACAAATATAGTAAGTGGTGTAGGAGCCTATCAGGTGGATGTTGCTGCTAATCAGACATTGGATCAGGCTTATGGAGAATTTAAACTAAGCAATATTGACCAGTCTAAATTTATTTTCAACGACCACAGGGCAATCGGTGACAAATGGCGTACAACAACCGGTACAAACGGAGCTCAGACTTATAGCAACAGGTTCTTTGTCCTGAAGGATGCGGAAGGATTCTACTACAAAGTAAGATTCAATGCAATGACTAAAGATGGAGTGCGTGGCTATCCGAATTTTGAATTCGAACCTTTATAA
- a CDS encoding heme/hemin ABC transporter substrate-binding protein, whose translation MKKFILAASVLVAVYSCKKETGVKSENNTETSSETPKSNNKIVTLNGGITEIVAALGHEKEIVGTDVTSTYPESLKATAKDLGHVRSMTIEPIMAVNPTLILASDKDINPELLGKIKSSGIQAEIFKQEFTVDGTKKLIADVAKAIGNTDYQKLNDKIDADLKQIQPIAKKPKVLFIYARGNMLMVSGTKTPMDALIGLAGGENAVKDFEDFKPLTPEAVVKANPDVLFFFTSGLQGAGGNEGALKMPGVAQTNAGKNKKIIAMDGGLVSGFGPRLGEAAVGLNKLLVESTK comes from the coding sequence ATGAAAAAATTCATTTTGGCGGCATCTGTTTTGGTGGCAGTATATTCTTGCAAAAAAGAAACAGGTGTAAAATCCGAAAACAATACGGAAACATCTTCAGAAACACCAAAGTCCAACAATAAAATCGTTACCCTAAACGGCGGAATTACAGAAATCGTAGCTGCTTTAGGTCACGAAAAAGAAATCGTAGGAACCGATGTTACAAGTACTTACCCGGAATCTTTGAAAGCTACGGCTAAAGATCTTGGTCATGTAAGATCAATGACCATCGAGCCGATTATGGCAGTAAACCCTACACTGATTTTAGCTTCTGATAAAGATATCAACCCGGAATTATTAGGGAAAATAAAATCTTCAGGAATTCAGGCTGAGATTTTCAAGCAGGAATTCACTGTTGACGGAACAAAAAAGTTAATCGCAGACGTAGCAAAAGCTATCGGAAATACAGATTATCAAAAACTTAATGATAAAATCGATGCAGATTTAAAGCAAATCCAGCCCATTGCTAAAAAACCAAAAGTATTGTTCATCTACGCTAGAGGAAATATGCTGATGGTTTCAGGTACAAAAACTCCAATGGATGCCCTGATCGGTCTTGCAGGAGGTGAAAACGCAGTGAAAGATTTCGAAGATTTTAAGCCATTAACTCCCGAAGCGGTTGTTAAAGCAAATCCGGACGTTTTATTCTTCTTCACAAGCGGCCTTCAAGGTGCCGGAGGAAACGAAGGTGCGCTGAAAATGCCAGGTGTTGCTCAAACCAACGCGGGTAAAAACAAGAAGATCATCGCAATGGATGGAGGCTTGGTTTCAGGTTTCGGACCAAGATTAGGAGAGGCTGCAGTAGGATTAAACAAATTATTAGTTGAAAGCACAAAGTAA
- a CDS encoding FecCD family ABC transporter permease codes for MKAQSKLYFYIIISAILLVIIAVWSLNTGVYDFGGKSAFEVLGKVINRDPSLSLSDKYVVWDVRAARIIMAILIGSMLAVSGTGLQGLFKNPLATGDLIGLTSGATLLAAIAIVLGGHFKQYLPEAVQFSLVGISAFVGAFLSMMLVYRISTSGGKTNVVMMLLTGVAITAIGFSITGFLIYISKDEQLRDLTFWNLGSLAAATWTKNIILTVVLLISYFVLLPQGKALNAMMLGEKDAQHLGINVERLKKQIIIITALMVGSCVAFSGTIGFVGLIVPYILRLLFKSNYAFILPLSAICGSILLLTADTFSRSIVEPSELPIGILTALMGGPIFIAILIKFKKSL; via the coding sequence TTGAAAGCACAAAGTAAACTATATTTTTATATTATAATAAGTGCCATACTGCTGGTTATCATTGCAGTATGGTCACTTAATACCGGGGTTTACGATTTTGGAGGTAAATCCGCGTTTGAGGTATTGGGAAAAGTTATCAATCGTGACCCGAGCCTTTCTTTAAGCGATAAATATGTGGTTTGGGATGTTCGGGCAGCCAGAATTATCATGGCCATTCTCATCGGAAGCATGCTTGCGGTTTCAGGAACGGGATTGCAGGGATTGTTCAAAAATCCTTTAGCAACGGGAGATTTGATAGGCTTAACATCGGGAGCGACATTACTTGCCGCAATTGCTATCGTTTTAGGAGGACATTTTAAGCAATATCTTCCTGAGGCTGTACAATTTTCGTTGGTAGGTATTTCCGCTTTTGTCGGAGCTTTTTTATCGATGATGTTGGTCTACAGGATCTCAACGAGCGGAGGAAAAACAAACGTTGTCATGATGTTACTGACGGGGGTTGCGATCACAGCAATTGGTTTTTCGATTACAGGTTTTTTGATTTATATTTCAAAAGATGAACAGTTGAGGGACTTAACCTTCTGGAATTTAGGAAGTTTAGCCGCTGCAACATGGACGAAGAATATTATTTTGACAGTAGTTCTTCTCATTTCATACTTCGTTCTGCTTCCTCAGGGTAAAGCATTGAATGCGATGATGTTAGGTGAAAAAGATGCACAGCATTTAGGAATTAATGTTGAAAGATTAAAGAAACAGATCATTATCATAACTGCTTTGATGGTAGGAAGTTGCGTTGCGTTTTCAGGAACGATTGGTTTTGTAGGTCTTATTGTACCGTATATTTTAAGGCTTTTATTTAAATCAAATTACGCTTTCATTTTACCATTGTCAGCGATCTGCGGGAGTATTTTACTGTTGACGGCAGACACTTTCAGCAGAAGCATTGTAGAACCTTCAGAACTGCCGATCGGGATTTTGACGGCATTGATGGGAGGGCCGATTTTTATTGCAATTTTAATTAAATTCAAAAAATCACTCTAA
- a CDS encoding heme ABC transporter ATP-binding protein: MIKAHQINYKHKEFRILDGVDVSLKYGEFLAIVGPNGAGKSSLLSVLANEVKSGKQNILFKDKPITAWEIRELSKHKAKFSQHNSNDIPLEVKDVVMMGRYPYFDAQPKKEDLEAMNNMMYETDVFHLKDREYNTLSGGEKQRVHLSRVLAQLQNEIAHKLLFLDEPLNNLDIKHQYKALEIIKNFTKKANSAIVVLHDLNLAAQYADKVLLMKSGKVSAYGSPQEVFTAENISKAYNFPCTICDHPITNNPMIIFG; encoded by the coding sequence ATGATTAAGGCGCACCAGATTAATTATAAACATAAAGAATTCCGTATTCTGGATGGGGTAGATGTCTCTTTGAAATATGGTGAATTCCTTGCGATTGTGGGTCCCAACGGAGCAGGAAAGTCAAGCTTATTGAGTGTTTTGGCGAATGAAGTAAAATCCGGAAAGCAGAATATTTTATTTAAAGATAAGCCGATCACCGCTTGGGAAATCAGAGAATTATCAAAACATAAGGCTAAATTTTCCCAGCACAACAGCAATGATATTCCTTTGGAGGTGAAGGATGTTGTGATGATGGGACGTTACCCGTATTTCGATGCACAACCGAAGAAAGAAGATCTTGAAGCCATGAACAATATGATGTATGAAACGGATGTTTTTCATTTAAAAGACCGTGAATACAACACATTATCGGGCGGAGAAAAGCAGCGTGTGCATTTGTCGAGGGTATTGGCGCAGCTTCAGAATGAAATTGCCCATAAACTTCTTTTTCTTGACGAACCGTTGAATAATTTGGATATTAAACATCAATATAAGGCATTAGAAATTATTAAAAATTTCACTAAAAAAGCAAATTCGGCGATTGTTGTTTTGCATGATTTGAATTTAGCAGCACAATATGCAGATAAAGTGTTATTGATGAAATCAGGTAAAGTTTCCGCTTATGGAAGCCCACAGGAAGTTTTTACTGCTGAAAACATCAGTAAAGCGTACAATTTTCCCTGTACGATTTGCGACCACCCGATTACGAATAACCCAATGATTATTTTTGGATAA
- a CDS encoding class I SAM-dependent methyltransferase: MEKEDLKILAQNLANPQGEKGIEIGEMMNATNIGMTLESIKTLLIEDNEHILEIGHGNAAHVKSILNKAKNLKYTGIDISETMHKEAQRFNEDIKNQAEFILYEGKILPFEEKTFDKIFTVNTVYFWKEPVKFLNEIYRILKDNGTFVLTFAQRNFMESLPFTKYGFILYSTSEMEEMVSKSHFKRMKVSEKSELVKSKAENETIRRIYTVLTIKK; this comes from the coding sequence ATGGAAAAAGAAGACTTAAAAATATTAGCTCAAAACCTCGCCAATCCGCAAGGAGAAAAAGGAATTGAAATAGGCGAAATGATGAATGCCACCAACATCGGAATGACGTTGGAAAGTATCAAGACGCTTTTAATTGAGGACAACGAACATATCCTTGAAATTGGTCACGGGAACGCGGCACATGTGAAAAGTATTTTAAATAAAGCCAAAAACCTGAAATATACCGGAATCGATATTTCTGAAACCATGCATAAAGAAGCTCAGAGATTCAATGAAGATATTAAAAATCAGGCTGAATTTATATTATATGAAGGAAAAATCCTTCCTTTTGAAGAGAAAACCTTCGACAAAATTTTTACCGTAAACACCGTTTATTTCTGGAAAGAACCGGTAAAATTTTTAAATGAAATTTATAGAATATTAAAGGATAACGGAACTTTTGTACTGACGTTCGCCCAAAGAAATTTCATGGAATCACTGCCTTTCACAAAATATGGTTTTATCTTATACAGTACCAGTGAAATGGAAGAAATGGTTTCTAAAAGTCATTTTAAGAGAATGAAAGTCTCTGAAAAAAGCGAATTGGTAAAAAGTAAAGCAGAAAACGAAACAATCAGAAGAATTTATACAGTTTTAACCATAAAAAAATAA
- a CDS encoding hemin-degrading factor: MSTLVNDLKEKWEALKAENPHLRIRNAAADLGVSEAELLITNVGEGVTVLKPEFKDILTEAEKLGKVMALTRNDECVHERKGTYLNGDFSSPHAQLFVGEDIDLRIFINHWKFAFAVVEGDKKSLQFFGKDGLALHKIYLTKDSNVEAFDVIVEKFKAEDQNQAFEFEAVAPKAPEKADSEIDVEGFQKSWTELKDTHDFFMMTRKFGVSRTQALRLAPEGYAKKIDSAKVVNVLEDASEKNLPIMVFVGNRGIIQIHTGEVKKTLWHQQWFNVMDPDFNLHLDVTKIAEVWIVKKPTEDGEVTAIEVFNKEGDFIVQFFGKRKPGIPELQEWKDLVADLEK; encoded by the coding sequence ATGAGCACATTAGTTAATGACTTAAAAGAAAAATGGGAAGCTCTGAAAGCAGAAAATCCGCATCTAAGAATAAGAAATGCTGCTGCAGACTTAGGAGTAAGCGAAGCCGAATTATTAATAACAAACGTAGGCGAAGGCGTAACTGTTTTGAAGCCGGAGTTTAAAGATATTTTGACTGAAGCCGAAAAATTAGGAAAAGTAATGGCTCTTACACGTAACGACGAGTGCGTTCACGAAAGAAAAGGGACTTACCTGAATGGGGATTTCAGCAGTCCGCACGCACAGCTTTTCGTGGGAGAAGATATCGATTTGAGAATTTTCATTAATCACTGGAAATTCGCTTTTGCAGTGGTGGAAGGTGACAAAAAAAGCCTTCAGTTCTTCGGAAAAGACGGATTGGCGCTTCACAAAATATACCTGACAAAAGACAGCAATGTTGAAGCTTTCGATGTTATTGTTGAAAAATTTAAGGCGGAAGATCAAAACCAGGCATTTGAATTTGAAGCGGTTGCTCCAAAAGCTCCTGAAAAAGCAGATTCTGAAATTGATGTGGAAGGTTTCCAAAAGTCATGGACAGAATTGAAAGATACGCACGATTTCTTCATGATGACAAGAAAATTCGGGGTGAGCAGAACGCAGGCTTTGAGATTGGCTCCGGAAGGGTATGCTAAAAAAATTGACAGTGCAAAAGTAGTAAACGTATTGGAAGATGCTTCTGAAAAGAACCTTCCGATCATGGTTTTTGTTGGAAACAGAGGAATTATCCAAATCCACACCGGAGAAGTGAAGAAAACTCTTTGGCATCAGCAATGGTTCAACGTGATGGACCCGGATTTCAATTTACATCTTGACGTAACGAAAATTGCAGAGGTATGGATCGTGAAAAAACCAACCGAAGACGGTGAAGTAACGGCTATCGAAGTCTTCAACAAAGAAGGAGACTTCATTGTTCAGTTCTTCGGAAAAAGAAAACCAGGAATTCCTGAACTGCAAGAGTGGAAAGACCTTGTAGCAGATCTTGAAAAATAA
- a CDS encoding ChaN family lipoprotein gives MKNIFIAILLISYSIINAQNFKAYQFYNQKGKEIKTDKLVKELAEYDIVFFGENHNSSINHWLQLKITEALYEKKNGQLILGAEMFERDNQSQLNQYLSGKFDAKTLKDSARLWNNFATDYKPLVDFAKDKKLNFIATNIPRRYASQTAKEGLESLNNLTEKEKTYIAQLPIKVTLDTPGYPEMKKMMGDHADGTKVMNFISAQATKDATMAESILKNMQAGKTFIHYNGNYHSKEFGGIYWYIKQKNPNLKMAVISVFESEDPELKVPEKEYIPTDFNLIIPSDMTKTY, from the coding sequence ATGAAAAATATTTTTATAGCCATATTATTGATAAGCTACAGCATTATCAATGCTCAGAATTTCAAAGCCTATCAATTTTATAATCAAAAAGGAAAGGAAATTAAAACCGATAAATTAGTTAAGGAATTAGCTGAATACGATATTGTTTTCTTTGGTGAAAACCATAACAGCTCAATCAATCACTGGCTTCAACTGAAAATTACGGAAGCTCTATATGAAAAGAAAAACGGGCAGCTTATTTTAGGCGCTGAAATGTTTGAAAGAGATAACCAATCTCAATTGAATCAATATTTAAGTGGAAAGTTTGATGCCAAAACCTTGAAAGATTCGGCTCGTTTGTGGAATAATTTTGCAACGGATTACAAACCGCTGGTTGACTTTGCTAAAGATAAAAAACTGAATTTCATTGCCACAAATATTCCCAGAAGATACGCTTCTCAAACTGCAAAAGAAGGGCTTGAATCCTTGAATAATTTAACTGAAAAAGAGAAAACTTACATCGCTCAATTACCGATTAAAGTGACGCTGGACACTCCCGGTTATCCCGAAATGAAAAAAATGATGGGCGATCATGCAGACGGAACAAAGGTGATGAATTTTATCTCTGCCCAGGCAACGAAAGATGCAACAATGGCGGAATCTATTCTGAAAAATATGCAGGCTGGAAAGACATTTATCCATTACAACGGAAATTATCACAGCAAGGAATTCGGGGGGATTTATTGGTATATTAAACAGAAAAATCCAAACCTTAAAATGGCTGTAATCTCAGTTTTTGAATCTGAAGATCCTGAATTGAAGGTTCCGGAAAAAGAATATATTCCGACAGATTTTAATTTGATTATTCCTAGTGATATGACGAAAACATATTAG
- a CDS encoding peptide deformylase: MKKLSILFILFIGLINAQKLTSTEISIINQGDINSALPIFQTTDENQHKTLLSLSTEIDPTDPNTAILVKRMKESLLSTDGGVGIAAPQVGINRKIIWVQRFDKEGEPLEYFINPVIVWKSELQNLGPEGDLSIPEFRDQFYRSKVIQLEYVDLKGQKYSEIVEGFTAVIFQHEIDHLFGILISDKKEKEMNDSYMKVDAFKKSDSVTR, translated from the coding sequence ATGAAAAAGTTATCCATTCTATTCATACTTTTCATCGGTTTAATTAATGCTCAGAAATTAACTTCAACCGAAATTTCTATCATCAATCAAGGGGATATAAACTCTGCATTACCGATTTTTCAGACAACTGACGAAAATCAACATAAAACATTATTAAGTTTATCGACCGAAATTGACCCGACAGATCCAAACACGGCAATTTTAGTGAAGAGAATGAAAGAATCACTTTTATCAACCGATGGCGGAGTAGGAATAGCTGCGCCACAAGTCGGAATTAATAGAAAAATAATCTGGGTTCAGCGTTTCGATAAAGAAGGTGAACCGCTGGAATACTTCATCAATCCTGTGATTGTCTGGAAATCAGAACTGCAGAATCTTGGTCCGGAAGGCGATTTGTCGATTCCAGAATTCAGGGATCAGTTTTACAGAAGCAAGGTGATTCAGTTAGAGTACGTCGATTTGAAAGGACAAAAATATTCGGAAATTGTGGAAGGTTTTACAGCCGTAATTTTCCAGCATGAAATCGACCATCTTTTTGGAATTTTAATTTCAGATAAAAAAGAAAAAGAGATGAATGATTCTTATATGAAAGTGGATGCTTTCAAGAAAAGCGACTCTGTGACAAGATAA
- a CDS encoding SDR family oxidoreductase, translating into MQRFKNKFALITGGTNGMGFATAQQFINEGGTAIITGRSKETVNNALEKLGGKAVGIVSNAGDFKDMMNLQNEVRKHTQTIDMVFANAGYGKFAPIEYVDENQFDELFNVLVRGAFFTVQQMLPLMKEGSSVIFNTSVATEVAMPNFSIYSAAKSAVQSFIKTFASELTERRIRVNGISPGHIKTNIFNNTGLNSEQIDEAVKNIIPTIPFKRLGEPSEIANAVLFLASEEASYIHGAEIKVDAGISVVR; encoded by the coding sequence ATGCAAAGATTTAAAAACAAATTCGCCTTAATAACAGGCGGAACAAACGGAATGGGATTCGCCACAGCCCAACAGTTTATCAATGAAGGCGGAACGGCAATCATCACAGGAAGAAGCAAAGAAACGGTAAATAATGCCTTAGAAAAATTGGGCGGAAAAGCTGTCGGAATTGTTTCCAACGCAGGAGATTTTAAGGATATGATGAATCTGCAAAATGAAGTCAGGAAGCATACACAAACGATTGATATGGTTTTTGCTAATGCTGGTTACGGGAAATTTGCCCCGATTGAATATGTTGATGAAAATCAGTTTGATGAACTTTTTAATGTGTTGGTTAGAGGAGCATTTTTTACCGTTCAGCAAATGTTACCATTAATGAAAGAGGGAAGTTCTGTTATTTTTAATACTTCTGTTGCTACGGAAGTTGCAATGCCCAATTTTTCAATTTATTCGGCTGCGAAATCTGCGGTACAGTCTTTTATCAAAACTTTTGCAAGCGAGCTTACGGAAAGAAGAATCAGAGTCAATGGAATCAGTCCGGGACACATCAAAACGAATATTTTTAACAATACAGGCTTAAATTCGGAACAAATTGATGAAGCTGTGAAGAATATTATTCCGACAATTCCTTTTAAAAGACTGGGTGAACCGTCAGAAATTGCCAATGCTGTACTTTTTCTGGCTTCGGAAGAGGCTTCGTATATCCACGGTGCGGAAATAAAAGTGGACGCGGGGATTTCTGTGGTAAGGTAG
- the lipB gene encoding lipoyl(octanoyl) transferase LipB, translated as MNTHQNKVVEFEDLGVKEYQPSWDYQEKLMKDIIDTKIKNRDLPAEQHITTPNHFLLVEHPHVYTLGKSGHEENMLAGMDQLKEIDATFVKVNRGGDITYHGYGQIVGYPILDLENFFTDIHKYMRNLEEVIIRTINEYGLKGERSPGETGVWLDVGKPYARKICAMGVKASRWVTLHGFALNVNTDMRYFEYIIPCGIKDKQVTSLKRELERELTPEEMENIKAKIRKHFTDVFGAELISKN; from the coding sequence ATGAACACACATCAGAATAAAGTAGTAGAATTTGAGGATTTAGGGGTAAAAGAATATCAACCATCTTGGGATTATCAGGAAAAACTGATGAAAGATATTATTGATACCAAAATAAAAAACCGCGATCTGCCTGCTGAACAACATATTACAACTCCCAATCATTTTCTTTTAGTGGAACATCCTCACGTTTATACGTTAGGAAAAAGCGGCCATGAAGAAAATATGCTGGCCGGAATGGATCAGTTAAAGGAAATTGATGCCACTTTCGTAAAAGTGAATCGTGGCGGCGATATTACGTATCACGGATACGGACAAATCGTTGGCTACCCTATTCTTGACCTTGAAAATTTTTTTACTGATATTCACAAATATATGCGAAATCTGGAGGAAGTAATCATCAGGACCATAAATGAATACGGCTTGAAGGGGGAACGTTCTCCCGGAGAAACAGGGGTCTGGCTGGATGTTGGAAAGCCTTACGCCAGAAAAATCTGTGCAATGGGGGTGAAAGCTTCCCGTTGGGTGACGCTGCATGGTTTTGCCTTAAATGTGAATACCGATATGCGTTATTTTGAATACATTATTCCGTGTGGAATCAAGGATAAACAGGTGACTTCTTTGAAAAGAGAGCTTGAAAGAGAATTGACTCCCGAAGAAATGGAAAATATTAAAGCCAAGATCAGAAAGCATTTTACGGATGTTTTTGGAGCGGAATTAATAAGTAAAAATTAA
- the trpA gene encoding tryptophan synthase subunit alpha, with the protein MNYNNFEHPTSNIQPQKKLNIYFTAGTPQLEDTVEIIKLIQDSGADMIEIGMPYSDPVADGPVIQKAHELALRNGMTIEKLFSQLKSIKNDIKIPLILMGYINPVLSFGFENFCRECSESGVSGLIIPDLPPIEFEKNYQKILEKYNLNFTFLVTPETSDERISYLDTLSSGFLYAVSSSSTTGNENTVLKNEDYLNRLATLLLKNPILIGFGIKSKQDFENVTEKADGGIIGTAFVNILLQNRDWKKKAIDFIHSMKG; encoded by the coding sequence ATGAACTACAATAACTTCGAGCATCCAACATCCAACATCCAGCCTCAAAAAAAACTTAATATTTACTTTACAGCAGGGACTCCACAATTGGAAGATACCGTTGAAATTATAAAACTCATTCAGGATTCCGGGGCGGATATGATAGAAATCGGAATGCCATACTCCGATCCGGTTGCGGACGGTCCGGTGATTCAAAAAGCTCATGAACTGGCGTTGAGAAACGGAATGACGATCGAAAAACTATTTTCACAATTAAAATCTATTAAAAATGACATTAAAATTCCCTTGATTTTGATGGGATATATCAATCCTGTTTTAAGTTTCGGATTTGAAAATTTCTGTAGAGAATGTTCGGAAAGTGGTGTTTCGGGATTGATTATTCCTGATCTTCCCCCTATAGAATTTGAAAAAAATTATCAGAAAATATTAGAAAAATATAATTTAAATTTCACTTTTTTGGTTACTCCCGAAACCTCGGATGAAAGAATTTCATATTTAGATACTTTAAGTTCCGGATTTTTGTATGCTGTAAGTTCATCATCCACAACAGGAAATGAAAATACAGTTTTGAAAAATGAAGATTATCTTAACAGGCTGGCTACTTTACTTTTAAAAAATCCAATACTAATCGGTTTTGGAATTAAATCAAAGCAAGATTTTGAAAATGTTACGGAAAAAGCGGACGGAGGAATCATCGGAACTGCCTTTGTGAATATTTTACTACAAAATAGAGATTGGAAGAAAAAAGCTATAGATTTCATCCATTCCATGAAAGGGTAA
- the trpB gene encoding tryptophan synthase subunit beta gives MNYKNPDEHGYYGEFGGAFIPEMLYPNVEELQKKYLEIIESEEFQQEYQNLLKNYVGRATPLYFAKNLSQKYNSKIYLKREDLNHTGAHKINNALGQVLLAKRLGKTRIIAETGAGQHGVATATACALLGLECIVYMGEIDIQRQAPNVARMKMLGAEVIPATSGSKTLKDAVNEALRDWINNSITTHYVIGSVVGPHPFPDLVARFQSVISKEIKEQLFEQTGQQNPDYVIACVGGGSNAAGAFYHFADEENVKLIAAEAGGLGINSGKSAATTFLGTLGVLHGSKSLVMQTKDGQVIEPHSISAGLDYPGIGPFHAHLFKEKRAEFFSINDDEALESAFALTKLEGIIPALESAHALAVLDKKKFNEDEIVVICLSGRGDKDMETYLKRLEDGSRKMEI, from the coding sequence ATGAATTATAAAAACCCTGATGAACACGGATATTATGGAGAATTTGGAGGTGCTTTTATCCCCGAAATGCTCTATCCGAATGTGGAGGAATTACAAAAAAAGTATCTTGAAATTATAGAATCTGAAGAATTTCAACAGGAATATCAAAATTTATTAAAAAATTACGTTGGGCGTGCTACTCCGCTTTATTTTGCGAAAAATTTAAGTCAAAAATATAACTCGAAAATATATTTAAAAAGAGAAGATTTAAACCACACCGGAGCCCACAAAATCAACAATGCTTTAGGGCAGGTTCTTCTGGCAAAACGTTTGGGAAAAACAAGAATTATTGCAGAAACCGGAGCCGGCCAACATGGTGTTGCAACTGCTACAGCCTGTGCTTTGCTGGGTTTGGAGTGCATTGTTTACATGGGAGAAATTGACATCCAGAGACAAGCCCCGAATGTGGCAAGAATGAAAATGTTGGGCGCAGAAGTTATCCCCGCAACTTCAGGTTCAAAAACTTTGAAGGATGCTGTAAATGAAGCATTAAGAGACTGGATAAACAATTCAATTACAACACATTATGTAATCGGAAGCGTGGTTGGCCCACATCCGTTTCCGGACTTGGTGGCGAGATTTCAAAGTGTGATTTCAAAAGAAATTAAAGAACAGCTTTTTGAACAAACCGGACAGCAAAATCCCGATTATGTAATTGCCTGTGTTGGTGGCGGAAGCAATGCTGCAGGGGCTTTTTACCATTTCGCAGATGAAGAGAATGTAAAGCTTATTGCTGCTGAAGCCGGCGGTTTAGGAATTAATTCCGGGAAGTCGGCAGCAACAACTTTTCTCGGAACTTTGGGCGTTTTGCACGGAAGTAAAAGCCTGGTGATGCAGACAAAAGACGGCCAGGTCATTGAGCCTCACTCTATTTCTGCGGGTTTGGATTATCCGGGAATCGGGCCGTTTCATGCTCATTTATTTAAGGAAAAAAGAGCAGAATTTTTCAGCATTAATGATGATGAAGCTCTAGAATCTGCCTTTGCATTAACAAAATTGGAAGGCATTATTCCCGCTTTGGAAAGTGCTCATGCGTTGGCGGTGTTGGATAAAAAGAAATTTAATGAGGACGAAATTGTTGTGATTTGTTTGAGTGGCCGCGGCGACAAGGATATGGAAACCTATTTGAAAAGGTTGGAGGATGGAAGTCGGAAGATGGAGATTTAA